One part of the Arthrobacter sp. EM1 genome encodes these proteins:
- the sdhC gene encoding succinate dehydrogenase, cytochrome b556 subunit: MPTKPAGTLYRGREGMWSWVGHRITGVVIFFFLLVHVLDTSLVRVSPEAYTAVIGAYKNPLMALGETGLVAAIVFHAFNGLRVIAVDFWKKGAKYQRQMLWTVLILWAVVMVGFSIRHLSLALGGH; encoded by the coding sequence GTGCCGACAAAACCAGCTGGCACCTTGTACCGCGGCCGTGAAGGCATGTGGTCCTGGGTTGGACACCGCATAACTGGTGTAGTGATTTTTTTCTTCTTGTTGGTCCATGTACTGGACACCTCATTGGTGCGTGTATCCCCCGAGGCCTACACCGCCGTGATCGGTGCCTACAAGAACCCCCTGATGGCCCTGGGTGAAACGGGCCTCGTCGCAGCGATCGTCTTCCACGCCTTTAACGGCCTGCGGGTCATCGCCGTCGATTTCTGGAAGAAGGGCGCCAAGTACCAGCGCCAGATGCTATGGACGGTGCTCATCCTCTGGGCAGTCGTTATGGTTGGCTTCTCCATCCGCCACCTGTCCCTCGCCCTTGGAGGCCACTAG
- a CDS encoding sugar phosphate nucleotidyltransferase yields MTTDKVTSQDALQGTAQGPALSRFIAVIPAGGVGTRLWPLSRAAAPKFLHDLTGSGSTLLRSTYDRLEPLAGKHMLVVTGKAHRDAVCRQLPEIDDADLVLESEPKDSGAAIGLAAAILHERDPDTIMGSFAADQVISPDELFHAAVREAIHAAAAGKIVTIGIKPTHPSTGFGYIRSGKNLGVDGAPSAQAVVEFVEKPSEEVAQEYLDSGDYVWNAGMFVAPVALMLKHLEANQPELYAGVQEIAKAWDTPQRDEVQARVWPTLPKIAIDYAVAEPAAAAGDVAVVPGTFRWDDVGDFASVGRLNSAKEVKDVTVIGEGARVFTEDASGVVVSDTKRVIALIGIKDVVVVDTPDALLVMHKEHSQRVKQAVDALKASGDTDVL; encoded by the coding sequence ATGACTACAGACAAAGTGACAAGCCAGGACGCGCTGCAGGGTACGGCTCAGGGCCCGGCCCTGAGCCGGTTTATTGCGGTGATTCCGGCAGGCGGAGTGGGGACCCGCCTCTGGCCCCTGTCACGAGCGGCAGCCCCCAAGTTCCTTCATGACCTCACGGGCTCGGGCAGCACGCTGCTGAGATCGACGTACGACCGGCTGGAGCCGCTCGCCGGCAAGCACATGCTTGTGGTAACCGGGAAGGCGCACCGGGATGCAGTCTGCCGGCAGTTGCCCGAGATCGATGACGCGGACCTGGTGCTGGAGAGCGAGCCGAAGGACTCCGGCGCCGCCATCGGGCTGGCCGCCGCAATCCTGCACGAACGCGATCCGGACACCATCATGGGCTCCTTCGCCGCGGACCAAGTGATCAGCCCCGACGAGCTGTTCCATGCAGCCGTGCGGGAAGCCATCCATGCGGCCGCGGCCGGCAAGATCGTTACCATCGGCATTAAGCCAACCCACCCCTCCACTGGCTTCGGTTACATCCGGTCGGGCAAAAACCTCGGCGTCGACGGGGCCCCCAGTGCCCAGGCCGTTGTTGAGTTCGTGGAGAAGCCCAGCGAAGAGGTTGCCCAGGAGTACCTCGACAGCGGCGATTACGTCTGGAACGCCGGGATGTTTGTGGCTCCCGTCGCGCTGATGCTCAAACACCTCGAAGCCAACCAGCCCGAGCTCTACGCCGGCGTGCAGGAAATCGCCAAGGCCTGGGACACCCCGCAGCGCGACGAGGTCCAGGCCCGGGTCTGGCCCACCCTGCCCAAGATCGCCATTGACTACGCCGTGGCCGAACCGGCAGCCGCCGCGGGCGACGTCGCCGTCGTTCCCGGTACTTTCCGCTGGGACGACGTCGGTGACTTCGCCTCGGTGGGCCGGCTCAACAGCGCCAAGGAAGTTAAGGACGTGACAGTGATCGGTGAGGGCGCCCGCGTCTTCACCGAGGACGCCAGCGGTGTGGTGGTCTCCGACACCAAGCGTGTGATCGCCCTGATCGGGATCAAGGACGTGGTGGTGGTTGACACCCCGGATGCCCTGCTCGTGATGCACAAAGAGCATTCGCAGCGGGTCAAGCAGGCCGTTGATGCGCTCAAGGCCAGCGGCGACACGGACGTCCTCTAG
- a CDS encoding amidohydrolase, which yields MRNYSTEAEPTTLVGPWLEPLLPELIAFRRDLHAHPELSFKEFRTTDKLAQRLEQAGLKPRRLAGTGLTVDIGEGPIATALRGDIDALPIIEETGLAFASKNHGVTHACGHDVHTATMLGAALVLQRMHQESPLRGTVRIIFQPAEETMPGGAQSCIEQGVLEGVPRILALHCDPRIEVGKIGTRIGAITSASDTIKIELTGRGGHTSRPHLTEELVFALAQIAVNVPAVLSRRVDVRSGVSVVWGHISAGSAPNAIPASGYMAGTMRCLDRDAWHSAGEILDEVIQQIAAPYGVDVHLEHTRGVPPVVNSEHETALIEAAARAEIGEGAVVLTPQSMGGEDFAWFLADLPGAMMRLGTKTPGGEEYDLHRGDYILDERALGLGVKVLTAAALRTLRDL from the coding sequence GTGCGTAACTACTCTACTGAAGCTGAACCCACCACACTGGTGGGGCCGTGGCTCGAGCCTCTCCTGCCGGAGCTGATCGCCTTCCGCCGGGACCTGCATGCGCACCCCGAGCTTTCGTTCAAGGAGTTCCGCACCACGGACAAGCTGGCGCAGCGACTCGAGCAAGCTGGCCTCAAGCCGCGGCGCCTCGCCGGAACGGGCCTGACGGTGGACATCGGGGAGGGCCCGATCGCCACGGCCCTGCGCGGTGATATTGATGCCCTCCCCATCATCGAAGAGACGGGGCTTGCCTTCGCCTCGAAGAACCACGGTGTCACCCACGCCTGCGGCCATGATGTGCACACTGCCACCATGCTCGGCGCGGCGTTGGTCCTGCAGCGGATGCACCAGGAGTCGCCGCTGCGCGGCACCGTGCGGATCATTTTCCAGCCGGCCGAGGAAACCATGCCCGGCGGTGCGCAGAGCTGTATCGAGCAAGGCGTCCTGGAAGGGGTCCCCCGGATCCTGGCCTTGCATTGTGATCCCCGGATTGAGGTGGGCAAGATCGGCACCCGGATCGGCGCCATCACCTCCGCCTCGGACACGATCAAGATCGAACTGACCGGCCGTGGCGGCCACACTTCACGGCCGCACCTGACCGAGGAACTCGTCTTTGCCCTGGCACAGATCGCCGTTAACGTCCCGGCGGTGCTTTCCCGCCGGGTTGACGTGCGCAGCGGGGTGTCAGTGGTCTGGGGCCATATCTCGGCCGGTTCCGCGCCCAACGCAATCCCGGCCAGCGGCTACATGGCCGGCACCATGCGCTGCCTGGACCGCGACGCCTGGCACAGTGCCGGCGAGATCCTCGACGAGGTCATCCAGCAGATCGCGGCACCGTACGGCGTTGATGTGCACCTGGAACACACCCGAGGCGTGCCTCCCGTGGTGAACTCCGAACACGAAACCGCACTGATTGAAGCCGCGGCCCGTGCCGAAATCGGCGAAGGCGCAGTCGTCCTGACGCCCCAGTCCATGGGCGGTGAAGACTTTGCCTGGTTCCTGGCCGACCTTCCCGGCGCCATGATGCGGCTCGGCACCAAGACCCCCGGCGGCGAGGAGTACGATCTGCACCGCGGTGACTACATCCTGGATGAACGTGCCCTGGGCCTGGGTGTTAAGGTGCTTACGGCCGCTGCGCTGCGAACCCTGCGCGACCTCTAG
- a CDS encoding MarR family transcriptional regulator, producing MYSATRATTAAYRPMLEELGLTYPQYLVMMVLWEAQPRSVRELGAELALDSGTLSPLLKRLEALGLVRRLRSSADERRVEVFLTADGAALSAKAAEIPQRLAAAAGLSAVELDQLRDTLGRLTAALQAPR from the coding sequence ATGTATTCCGCAACACGGGCCACGACGGCGGCGTATCGGCCGATGCTCGAAGAGCTTGGCCTGACCTACCCGCAGTACCTCGTCATGATGGTGCTGTGGGAAGCGCAGCCGCGCAGCGTCCGCGAGTTGGGGGCCGAGCTCGCACTTGATTCGGGAACGCTCTCGCCGCTGCTGAAGCGGCTTGAAGCCCTTGGCCTGGTGCGGCGTCTGCGCTCTTCGGCCGATGAGCGCCGCGTGGAGGTCTTCCTCACCGCTGACGGCGCTGCCCTGAGCGCGAAAGCCGCGGAAATCCCGCAGCGGCTCGCGGCGGCCGCCGGCCTGTCGGCTGTTGAACTCGACCAATTGCGTGACACCTTGGGCCGGCTCACCGCCGCACTGCAGGCACCCCGCTAG
- a CDS encoding organic hydroperoxide resistance protein: MKTLYTAEALASGEGRDGTAVTKDGKLNVALASPVELGGSGEGTNPEQLFAAGYAACFHSALRLVGRQQHADLTDSAVAAKIHLGALADGAGYGIAAELEIALPAVDRATAEALVAKAHEVCPYSNATRGNITVDINIMEVAA; encoded by the coding sequence ATGAAGACTCTATACACCGCCGAGGCGCTGGCCTCGGGCGAAGGCCGCGACGGCACCGCCGTCACCAAGGACGGCAAACTTAACGTCGCGCTGGCAAGCCCGGTGGAACTGGGCGGCAGCGGCGAGGGCACCAACCCCGAGCAGCTCTTTGCCGCCGGCTACGCAGCCTGCTTCCACTCCGCGCTGCGGCTCGTTGGCCGCCAGCAGCACGCCGACCTCACAGACTCCGCCGTCGCCGCGAAGATCCACCTGGGCGCCCTGGCCGATGGAGCCGGCTACGGCATCGCCGCAGAACTCGAGATCGCCCTGCCCGCCGTGGACCGGGCCACCGCCGAGGCCCTCGTGGCCAAGGCGCACGAAGTCTGCCCCTATTCCAATGCCACCCGTGGCAACATCACTGTCGACATCAACATCATGGAGGTAGCCGCATGA
- a CDS encoding NADP-dependent oxidoreductase, whose product MSTDTETTVLPAATREIQLASRPHGRPVPENFRIAETALPELQDGQVLVRNLFISVDPYMRGRMNDVKSYSAPFALDVAMEGGAVGEVIASRSADRKVGDAVVHSLGWREYAVLDAGATSPARTDLAPASAFLGALGMTGLTAYAGLLKVADFKAGDAVFVSGAAGAVGSLVGQIAKAMGASRVIGSAGSPEKVARLLELGFDAAFNYHDGPVVDQLTAAAGEAGIDVYFDNVGGEHLEAALSVLNVGGRVAMCGAIAQYNSTEPATAPRNLMLAIGKQLTLKGFLVGGYWQHMSEFVQTMSGWIADGTVSYDETIVDGLENAPQAFMDLLDGANTGKMLVRL is encoded by the coding sequence ATGAGCACCGACACCGAAACCACAGTCCTTCCCGCCGCCACGCGGGAGATCCAGCTGGCATCCCGGCCGCACGGCCGTCCCGTACCGGAGAATTTCCGCATCGCCGAGACGGCGCTGCCCGAACTGCAGGACGGCCAGGTCCTGGTCCGCAACCTCTTTATCTCCGTGGACCCCTACATGCGCGGCCGGATGAATGACGTCAAGTCCTACTCGGCGCCCTTTGCCTTGGACGTCGCGATGGAAGGCGGCGCCGTGGGCGAAGTAATCGCCTCCCGCTCCGCGGACCGTAAGGTGGGCGACGCCGTCGTCCATTCACTGGGATGGCGTGAATACGCCGTGCTCGACGCCGGAGCCACCTCGCCGGCCCGCACGGACCTGGCACCCGCCTCCGCGTTCCTCGGCGCGCTGGGGATGACCGGCCTGACGGCGTACGCGGGCCTGCTCAAGGTGGCCGATTTCAAGGCCGGCGACGCCGTTTTCGTCTCCGGCGCGGCCGGTGCCGTCGGCTCGCTGGTGGGACAGATTGCCAAGGCCATGGGCGCTTCCCGCGTGATCGGCAGCGCTGGGTCCCCGGAAAAGGTGGCCCGCCTGCTCGAACTCGGCTTCGATGCCGCCTTCAATTACCACGACGGACCCGTTGTTGACCAGCTCACCGCCGCCGCAGGCGAAGCGGGCATCGATGTGTACTTCGACAACGTCGGCGGCGAACACCTCGAAGCAGCCCTGAGTGTGCTCAACGTCGGTGGCCGGGTCGCCATGTGCGGCGCCATCGCGCAGTACAACTCAACCGAGCCCGCGACGGCCCCACGCAACCTTATGCTCGCCATCGGCAAGCAGCTGACCCTCAAGGGCTTCCTGGTCGGCGGCTACTGGCAGCACATGAGCGAGTTTGTCCAGACCATGTCCGGTTGGATCGCGGACGGCACTGTCAGCTACGACGAGACCATCGTGGACGGACTCGAGAACGCACCGCAGGCCTTTATGGACCTCCTCGATGGTGCCAACACCGGCAAGATGCTGGTCCGGCTCTAA
- a CDS encoding BMP family ABC transporter substrate-binding protein produces MKNSLRATFKRGSVAGVATAGAAALLLTGCGAAPTASSSASASASNYTGCIVSDSGGFDDQSFNQSSYEGLKKAEKDLGIKVNQAESKTNNDFEPNLRAMVTAGCDLTVTVGFLLGDATKAQATANPDKHFAIIDFGYDTPISNVKPIIYDTAQAAFLAGYLAAGTTKTGTVATFGGIKIPTVTIFMDGYADGVKYYNEKNGKTVKVLGWDKAKQDGSFTGDFEKQDKGKQFTQNFLDQGADIVMPVAGPVGKGAGAALKEAKAAGKDVKLIWVDSDGFLTAPDYKDIMLSSVMKQMGEAVETVVKEDKDGKFTNTPYVGTLANDGVQLAPFHDQDSAVPAEVKTQLEQIKKDIADGKLKVESAASPKL; encoded by the coding sequence TTGAAGAACTCTCTGCGTGCAACCTTCAAGCGCGGTTCGGTGGCAGGAGTCGCCACCGCCGGCGCGGCTGCGCTGCTCCTCACCGGTTGCGGGGCCGCACCGACAGCCAGCAGCAGTGCCTCCGCCTCGGCCAGCAACTACACCGGCTGCATCGTGTCCGACTCGGGCGGATTCGACGACCAGTCATTCAACCAGTCCTCCTACGAGGGGCTGAAGAAGGCCGAGAAGGATCTGGGCATCAAGGTCAACCAGGCCGAGTCCAAGACCAATAACGACTTCGAGCCCAACCTGCGGGCAATGGTCACGGCCGGCTGCGACCTGACAGTCACTGTCGGCTTCCTGCTCGGCGACGCCACCAAGGCCCAGGCCACGGCGAACCCGGACAAACACTTCGCCATTATCGACTTCGGCTATGACACCCCGATCAGCAACGTCAAGCCGATCATTTATGACACGGCCCAGGCCGCCTTCCTGGCGGGCTACCTCGCAGCCGGCACCACCAAGACCGGAACGGTCGCCACCTTCGGCGGTATCAAGATCCCCACCGTCACCATCTTTATGGACGGCTATGCCGACGGCGTCAAGTATTACAACGAGAAAAACGGCAAGACCGTGAAGGTGCTCGGCTGGGACAAGGCCAAGCAGGACGGTTCCTTCACCGGTGACTTCGAAAAGCAGGACAAGGGCAAGCAGTTCACCCAGAACTTCCTGGATCAGGGCGCTGACATCGTGATGCCCGTCGCCGGTCCGGTTGGCAAGGGTGCCGGCGCTGCCCTGAAGGAAGCCAAGGCGGCAGGCAAGGACGTTAAGCTCATCTGGGTTGACTCCGACGGCTTCCTCACGGCACCGGATTACAAGGACATTATGCTTTCCTCCGTGATGAAGCAGATGGGCGAGGCTGTCGAGACCGTTGTGAAGGAAGACAAGGACGGCAAGTTCACCAACACGCCGTACGTTGGCACCCTCGCGAACGACGGCGTGCAGCTGGCGCCGTTCCACGACCAGGACTCCGCGGTCCCGGCCGAAGTGAAGACCCAGCTGGAGCAGATCAAAAAGGATATCGCCGACGGCAAGCTGAAGGTTGAATCCGCAGCCAGCCCGAAGCTCTAG
- a CDS encoding ABC transporter ATP-binding protein, with protein MKLELKGITKRFGSLVANDHIDVVVEPGQIHCLLGENGAGKSTLMNVLYGLYEPTEGQILVDGKPVTFRGPGDAMAAGIGMVHQHFMLVPVFTVAENVALGAETTTAGGFLNLDDTRRKIREISDRYGFDVDPDALVEDLPVGVQQRVEIIKALVRDARVLILDEPTAVLTPQDTDELLDIMRQLKSHGTSIVFISHKLREVKAVSDTITVIRRGKVVGTADPGASTTELASMMVGRAVNLTLDKAPAKPQETTFQVTDLTVIAPSGQHVVDGISFDIARGEILAIAGVQGNGQTELTEAILGLQDRVHGSILLDGAELIGRSVKEVLNAGVGFVPEDRNVDGLIGTFSIAENLILDRYDQAPFAKGISMRPAKVLENAKGRIEEFDVRTPSGSLAAGTLSGGNQQKVVMARELSRPLRLFIASQPTRGVDVGSIEFLHKRIVAERDVGTPVMIVSTELDEVVDLADRIAVLYKGKIVGIVPSGTGRDVLGLMMAGLSPQDAHADSAGKPAPGGPAESPAAPPAKNQAPAAPTVPESGSGAVGDDHE; from the coding sequence TTGAAACTTGAACTCAAGGGGATCACCAAACGCTTCGGCTCCCTGGTAGCCAACGACCACATTGACGTGGTGGTTGAGCCCGGGCAGATTCATTGTCTGCTCGGCGAAAACGGCGCGGGCAAGTCCACGCTGATGAATGTCCTGTACGGTCTGTACGAGCCGACCGAGGGCCAGATCCTGGTCGACGGCAAACCCGTCACCTTCCGCGGCCCGGGCGACGCCATGGCAGCCGGCATCGGGATGGTGCACCAGCACTTTATGCTCGTTCCGGTCTTTACGGTCGCGGAAAACGTCGCCCTGGGAGCGGAAACCACCACGGCCGGGGGGTTCCTGAACCTGGATGACACCCGGCGGAAGATCCGGGAAATCTCGGACCGGTACGGCTTTGACGTCGACCCCGATGCCCTGGTGGAGGACCTCCCGGTGGGGGTGCAGCAGCGCGTAGAAATCATCAAGGCACTCGTCCGCGACGCCAGGGTCCTGATTCTCGATGAACCCACTGCCGTGCTGACCCCGCAGGACACCGATGAGCTGCTGGACATTATGCGCCAGCTCAAGAGCCACGGCACATCGATTGTCTTCATCTCGCACAAGCTTCGTGAAGTCAAAGCCGTCTCGGACACCATCACTGTGATCCGGCGGGGCAAGGTCGTTGGTACCGCCGATCCCGGCGCCTCGACGACGGAACTTGCTTCCATGATGGTGGGCCGGGCCGTGAACCTGACCCTGGACAAGGCCCCGGCGAAGCCCCAGGAGACGACCTTCCAGGTGACGGACCTCACTGTGATTGCGCCCAGCGGCCAGCACGTGGTGGACGGCATCAGCTTCGACATCGCCCGCGGTGAGATCCTCGCCATCGCCGGCGTCCAGGGCAATGGGCAGACCGAACTGACCGAGGCCATCCTGGGCCTCCAGGACCGGGTCCATGGCTCCATCCTGCTCGACGGTGCGGAACTTATTGGCCGCAGCGTCAAGGAAGTCCTCAACGCCGGGGTCGGCTTCGTGCCGGAAGACCGCAACGTTGACGGCCTGATCGGCACCTTCTCGATTGCCGAAAACCTGATTCTTGACCGATACGACCAGGCCCCGTTCGCCAAAGGCATCAGCATGCGGCCGGCCAAGGTCCTGGAGAACGCCAAGGGCCGGATCGAGGAGTTTGATGTGCGCACTCCCTCGGGTTCGCTCGCGGCTGGCACCTTGTCCGGCGGAAACCAGCAGAAGGTGGTGATGGCCCGGGAACTCTCCCGGCCGCTGCGGCTCTTCATCGCCTCCCAGCCCACCCGCGGCGTGGACGTCGGGTCCATCGAGTTCCTGCATAAGCGCATCGTGGCCGAGCGCGACGTTGGCACGCCCGTGATGATCGTCTCCACCGAACTCGATGAAGTCGTCGACCTCGCGGACCGGATCGCAGTGCTCTACAAGGGCAAAATCGTCGGGATTGTCCCGTCCGGCACCGGCCGCGACGTCCTTGGCCTGATGATGGCCGGGCTCTCCCCGCAGGACGCACACGCCGATTCCGCGGGTAAGCCCGCACCCGGCGGGCCCGCAGAGAGCCCCGCCGCACCCCCAGCAAAGAACCAGGCGCCCGCCGCGCCGACCGTGCCCGAGTCCGGCTCCGGCGCCGTAGGAGACGACCATGAGTGA
- a CDS encoding ABC transporter permease has translation MSENNEPRRSSEPDLDLNPEPLDAPETGPAAVAETKTGAPADDAALATSLDTAGGAMRPSAVPVSAQSGSLAAAGDSDSVLRQIFTGNGIVTALAVLLALILGGLLIASTDKEVAATSSYFFARPADFLAAVWSAATSSYVALFQGSVFNPRGSGLGGQFAPLLETLTIATPLITAGLGVALAFRAGLFNIGAQGQIIMAGIVAAWVGFELELPVGLHLLLVVLAGVVGGAVWGGLVGVLKARTGAHEVIVTIMFNYIALYLVRYLLDTPAFQRPGETTPISPLLDPSAVYPQLFGSQYRLHLGFLLAIAATVFVWWLLNRSTIGFEFRAVGANPNAALTAGINVPRATILVMAIAGGLAGLAGVAQVAGTEKVLTDGVAATYGFDAITVALLGRSTPWGTFAAGVLFGAFRAGAVQMQIQTGTPIDIVLVVQSLIVLFIAAPPLVRAVFGLNPRKKKAVSAGKSQQAAATGGAA, from the coding sequence ATGAGTGAAAACAACGAGCCTCGACGCTCGAGCGAACCGGATCTGGACCTGAATCCGGAACCCCTCGACGCCCCGGAAACCGGGCCGGCCGCTGTGGCCGAAACGAAGACCGGGGCCCCCGCAGATGACGCAGCCCTGGCCACTTCCCTGGACACAGCCGGCGGTGCAATGCGGCCATCGGCGGTTCCCGTCTCGGCCCAGAGCGGCTCCCTTGCAGCTGCGGGGGACTCGGATTCGGTGCTGCGCCAGATCTTCACCGGAAACGGCATTGTGACAGCACTGGCTGTCCTCCTTGCCTTGATTCTTGGGGGACTGCTTATTGCCAGCACCGACAAGGAGGTCGCGGCGACGTCGAGCTACTTCTTTGCCCGCCCGGCCGACTTCCTCGCCGCCGTCTGGTCAGCCGCGACAAGTTCCTACGTCGCGCTCTTCCAGGGCTCGGTCTTCAACCCGCGGGGCAGCGGCTTGGGCGGACAGTTCGCCCCGCTGCTGGAAACACTCACCATCGCCACTCCGCTGATCACCGCCGGCCTCGGTGTCGCCCTGGCATTCCGCGCGGGACTCTTTAACATCGGCGCGCAGGGCCAGATCATCATGGCCGGCATCGTGGCCGCCTGGGTCGGTTTCGAGCTGGAGCTGCCGGTGGGCCTTCACCTGCTGCTTGTGGTGCTTGCCGGCGTCGTTGGCGGCGCCGTCTGGGGCGGCCTGGTCGGCGTGCTCAAAGCGCGGACCGGGGCCCATGAGGTCATCGTGACCATCATGTTCAACTACATTGCCCTGTACCTGGTGCGCTACCTCCTGGACACACCGGCGTTCCAGCGTCCCGGGGAAACCACACCTATCTCACCGCTGCTGGACCCGTCGGCCGTATATCCGCAGCTTTTCGGCAGCCAGTACCGGCTGCACCTTGGCTTCCTGCTGGCCATCGCGGCAACGGTGTTCGTCTGGTGGCTGCTGAACCGCTCGACCATCGGCTTCGAGTTCCGCGCGGTGGGAGCCAACCCAAATGCGGCACTCACCGCAGGCATCAACGTCCCGCGCGCCACCATCCTGGTGATGGCGATCGCCGGCGGCCTCGCCGGACTGGCCGGCGTCGCGCAGGTAGCGGGAACCGAAAAAGTACTCACCGACGGTGTAGCGGCGACCTACGGCTTTGACGCCATTACCGTCGCACTGCTGGGACGTTCGACGCCGTGGGGCACCTTCGCCGCCGGTGTGCTGTTCGGCGCCTTCCGCGCCGGTGCGGTCCAGATGCAGATCCAGACCGGAACCCCGATAGACATTGTGCTGGTGGTGCAGTCGCTCATTGTGCTGTTCATCGCGGCGCCACCCCTGGTCCGGGCCGTTTTTGGGCTCAACCCGCGCAAAAAGAAGGCCGTATCCGCCGGCAAGTCCCAGCAGGCAGCAGCCACCGGAGGTGCAGCATGA
- a CDS encoding ABC transporter permease, whose amino-acid sequence MSTTTTSPVPGEPRKQEQDRPRPEANRKPTVSAKPVTWKLPVTLLVLAVIAFVFFGLLGPHETAKFGISSGGDFFQLPAIEAPAYLTGLVLSVILLALAGYAMFLKTKIQRPPRWLPVLFTVLFVVAFLVWVVGGARTPSISLAGLIAGSVTLAVPIVFGSLSGVLCERAGVVNIAIEGQLLGGAFTAAIVASLTGSPYLGLLAAAVAGALVSMVLAVFSIKYVVNQIIVGVVLNVLISGLTGFLFSTVMQADKEMFNSPGRLPIIEIPGLSSIPVLGPILFKQSVVGYLMYVAVIVVWIALFKTKWGLRVRAVGEHPQAADTLGINVNATRFWNVTLGGAVAGIGGSFFTLVAIDSFTKEISGGRGFIALAAMILGRWNPLGAFFAALLFGFADNLQSIVTIIGTPVPSQFMAMLPYLVTVFAVAGLVGRSRPPAADGIPYVKG is encoded by the coding sequence ATGAGCACAACAACAACGTCCCCCGTCCCGGGAGAACCCCGTAAGCAAGAGCAGGACCGCCCGCGTCCAGAGGCGAACAGGAAGCCGACGGTCTCCGCCAAACCGGTCACCTGGAAGCTGCCCGTGACGCTGCTGGTCCTGGCCGTCATCGCATTCGTCTTTTTTGGCCTGCTGGGCCCGCACGAGACGGCAAAATTCGGCATCTCCTCCGGCGGGGATTTCTTCCAGCTGCCGGCTATCGAGGCGCCGGCCTACCTCACCGGGCTGGTGCTGTCCGTGATCCTGCTGGCCCTGGCCGGCTACGCGATGTTCCTCAAGACAAAAATCCAGCGGCCCCCGCGCTGGCTGCCTGTCCTGTTCACGGTCCTGTTCGTGGTGGCCTTCCTGGTCTGGGTGGTCGGCGGCGCCCGGACCCCCAGCATCTCGCTGGCGGGCCTGATCGCCGGATCCGTGACCCTCGCCGTACCGATTGTCTTCGGCTCCCTGTCAGGGGTGCTGTGCGAACGAGCCGGCGTTGTGAACATCGCCATTGAAGGCCAGTTGCTTGGCGGTGCCTTCACCGCCGCTATCGTTGCCAGCCTGACCGGCAGCCCGTACCTGGGTCTGCTCGCGGCAGCCGTGGCCGGAGCCCTCGTCTCGATGGTGCTGGCAGTGTTCAGCATCAAGTACGTGGTCAACCAGATCATCGTCGGTGTGGTGCTCAACGTCCTGATCTCGGGCCTCACGGGCTTTCTGTTCAGCACCGTGATGCAGGCGGACAAGGAAATGTTTAACTCGCCGGGGCGGCTTCCCATCATCGAAATTCCGGGGCTGTCCAGCATCCCGGTCCTCGGACCCATCCTCTTCAAGCAGTCCGTTGTTGGCTACCTGATGTACGTGGCCGTGATCGTGGTGTGGATTGCGCTGTTCAAGACCAAGTGGGGCCTGCGGGTCCGCGCCGTCGGCGAACACCCGCAGGCTGCCGACACCCTGGGCATCAACGTCAACGCAACCCGGTTCTGGAACGTCACCCTCGGCGGCGCTGTAGCCGGGATCGGTGGATCGTTCTTCACGCTGGTGGCGATCGACAGCTTCACGAAGGAGATCTCCGGTGGCCGCGGCTTTATTGCCCTCGCGGCGATGATCCTGGGGCGCTGGAATCCGTTGGGGGCGTTCTTCGCAGCGCTGCTGTTTGGTTTCGCCGACAACCTGCAGAGCATTGTGACGATCATCGGCACCCCGGTGCCGAGCCAGTTTATGGCAATGCTGCCCTACCTCGTAACCGTGTTTGCGGTCGCCGGACTCGTTGGCCGGTCCCGGCCGCCGGCCGCCGACGGCATACCGTATGTGAAGGGTTGA
- a CDS encoding cytidine deaminase: MECTNVDWAALKAAAVTAMANAYAPYSKFAVGAAALTADGRIVSGCNVENASYGLTLCAECALVGNLQMTGGGLLRAFYCVDAGGNVLMPCGRCRQLLYEFRAPDMELMTTQGIKTMGQVLPDAFGPQHLEEPR; this comes from the coding sequence ATGGAGTGCACCAACGTTGACTGGGCGGCCCTCAAGGCCGCCGCGGTCACCGCGATGGCCAATGCCTACGCGCCGTATTCGAAGTTCGCGGTCGGGGCAGCAGCCCTCACCGCGGACGGCCGGATTGTGAGCGGCTGCAACGTCGAAAATGCCAGCTACGGGCTGACGCTGTGTGCCGAGTGCGCCCTCGTCGGTAATTTGCAGATGACCGGCGGCGGCCTGCTCCGTGCCTTCTACTGCGTCGACGCCGGCGGCAACGTGCTGATGCCGTGCGGTCGCTGCCGGCAGTTGCTCTATGAATTCAGGGCTCCCGACATGGAGCTTATGACCACGCAGGGAATCAAGACCATGGGCCAGGTCCTTCCCGATGCTTTTGGCCCCCAACACCTGGAGGAACCCCGGTGA